Part of the Phaeodactylum tricornutum CCAP 1055/1 chromosome 5, whole genome shotgun sequence genome is shown below.
TTAGTTTTGGACCCTCTACATACACTCGCTGTGCAATTTGACTCTTCGGTTAGGAAACTTCCGAGCTCGGCCTCTTGGCTTGTCCTCGCTTGATTTGAGTTGACATTGTCATTGCAATTCGGCTCGTGCGTTGACGTTGAGAGGAGCCCGCGTGGACTATCGAACACGCCGGCCATGGATGGGTAAAGGTGCCCGGAAGCGTTTGATCCAAGAGTTGAAACTGCATTGCTTGTAGAACGAATCAAAGAAATATCTTGCGGTAGGACAGGATTCGATTGCGATACACAAAAAGGCGAAACAGGCGCGGTCGCTGTTGCTTCCACATAATCTCCAAAATCGCTGTCTTCGTCATTGGAAATGCGTTCATTCTTCTCCGCCAAAGAGTCTGAAAGATTGGGCAGTGGATTGTCGGGAAGTGGTTGAATTTCCGCGAACGGGTCGAAATCCCCGTCTTCTCTTCGTTTTTCTGGCCAGAAAAGTGAACTCTTCATTTTGGACTGAATATTCGATGCGTGTACAGTCGGCCCGAAACGATTACCAATTGATGGCTGTTGTTGTCTTTGTTGCGAATGGGAGGGAGCATTGCTGCTGTGGCTTGAAGGAATTATGTTGCACGTCATGTCCAGCCCATTACCATCGATTGTTGTGGCTGACATATCTCTCCGCTCTTCATAACTCGAGCTTTCTCCAACGTGCGGGTTGTTCGAAAGGAAAGACATGTCTGATTGACTCATAGGTCTTTCACTATTGTTGTACAATGCTGTTTGTCGACCTGAATTTTGATTGGATGCGGAGAAATTCTCTTGCCCAAGAAATTGGATTTGGTGTCGATAAAGCGTTGGAATCCTTGGTAGTACTGTGGATAGACTTGTCCTTACATAGAGCGCTGCTCGTGAGCCCCCCTCCGTTTTGTGTGCTTTCGTTATACTGCAAGTAGAGTTGCGTCAAAAGATCACCATCTGGAAAGGGTATATTCTGGAAGATTGGTAGCGGTAAAGCCATATCAGCGGTCGTTTGCAAAGTGTTTCCGAGTGCCTGCGCTGGTGTCTCTCCGGATCGAAGGGCTCGGTCCAAATCATCCACAACAACGGAGCTGCACTGTGCCAGTGCTACAAGTCGTAAAATCATCCACAATTGAGCGATCTGCGTCAAGTGACCAATATTTTCAGGATCCGCTACAGtccaaatattccgcaatacCAACCGGTTGACCTTCGATTGACTAAGAAATGGGACAGCGTCTTTACCGTTTACTCGAAAGCTGCTATCCGGTGTAGTATGAAACACTGATTGAGCGATGAAGACGGCATAGGCTTGCTCCGATGATGTCGGTTTGTAAAAAAGAGGGGGGGATCCCGAACCAGCGGGAGACATTCGGTCAAAAGACTCAGTATCAGCTGGTATAATAAAAGGCTGACTGGACAGCAAGAACAAATGATATTGCCGTCGATGGTTTGCTGTGCGCCGCCATTGTGAATGGAGGTCATACGCATCTGTGAACACAATACGGAATTTCTCTATTTGACTTTCTGACATGACTGTGACAGTATATTTAACCTTTATCAAATTCCCGTGACTGATCAaagagaaaatacgctaacggggatgggaaaaggtgaaaatctccctaaaggggacagaacgtgttcgctttaagtagcttcatttggcgccagttTATTGTTAAAtgttctgtcccctttaggGAGTTTTTCACgttttcccatcccctttagcgtattttctcCTGATCAAACAAACAGAAACTGTAACAGCAAGAGTTGCCAGCATAGCACCATCATGGAATggttctgacagtgaatttgaCTGTGTACGTGACGCAAACATTTACATTTGAACAAACAAATCCTGTTCTTAGTCAACAGCGCTCTTGTTGTAAACGAGGCAAACAATCGGAGATGCTGTATCATCAACTAGAGTCCGcggaactcacagtcaataacAGCCCCCGGGAGCAAAAGATTTACAGACTTGAAAAATAGCTTTGCCGTCCCACCTAGTACAGCTCTCTATCCGAATAACAATGACTTTATTTACATTAAGATTCAGATCTGCAAAAGGACCACACAAAGACCTGTCAATATGGAACCTTATCACTATTGCTGCTAGTTGTAGTGGGGCGACAAAATTGTTTGGTTTCAAGTCTCAGGCAACACTCCTGGCGGCGTTGTCCCGTTGATTATTTTCCAATATCCCAAGACGGTCGGGTCAGGTTGCAAATCGGGTCCTGCCGTCGAAACAATTGCTATCGTACAGACGAAACCGCGATGCTTAGCTGCGGACTAATAAAGATGAGAAAGTATACGCTCGGGGACCTGAGAATGCGATGATGGCGAAGAACAATGAAAAACAAGTGCAATTCTGATCCTCCATCCAAATTTTCCCATGCCATCTACATTATTCGGTGAAAAGCACCTTTTGACTCGGTCAGCGGTGGGCTTTGCGGGGGCATGCCGATTTTGATTTTACTTTCGGTTGCCGATAACGGGGCGGCGGTGGAGTCGAATTAGACGTGAGTGATCTCGGTTGCTAGGGACAGTGCCGTGAGGGATACCTATAGAAATGACCATACTCGATTTGTCGTCCACTTTCTTATCCTCGGAGTGCTGTTCCTGTTTTAGAGCCGTGCTCGGAGTCTTGGCTAATTTGGTCGCTGAAACAGCCATCACATGTCCGGTAATATCTTCCTTTGTCATAGTCGAGTGTTATCTAAGGCTGAACATAAGGATCTCCAGAACCACTCAGAAACAAGAGTTTTCAGCATGCTCTCACATGACATGCCGTTACCCATGGTACTTCGTAATTGTAACACATTGCAAAAGCCTAAGGTTTTTTTTCACCAGATACCACACACGTTCAAATTTGCCAGTATGCAACCGACTAAGCAATCAGGCAAAGTCGATGCTCTGAACTTGAATGGTAGCGAACCAGGCATGATAGAAAGCATAGCGCGCAGAGAAGTACCGCAGGCCTCGATCCACGCTAatcgtcgctttcgtttcaagTCTTTCTTTCCAGTCGCTGTCTCTACAATTGGGCTTGTAGTTCTATTGGGATCAATGAAAAACACGAGAACACTTAGTGAGGTGCTATTGGCAAATCGAGATATTGACAAGACCATTGCCAAATCTTACACCGAAAACGATGTTATATATTCGGTCGAGCAAGGTTCCATTGAAAACAATCTCACACAAACTGGCGCTCTTTTCACACCAAATGGCCGCAGGAAGGAAAGAACGAGAAGCGGGCCAAACAACAAGCCTCCTCAAAAGTACCGCCGTGATCGACAAGGGCAACGAATGAAAATATCCGGCCCCGTCCTAATTATGAGCTTGCCTAAATCGGGCACCACGTCACTACAAAAGTACTTTCAATGCGGACTAGCCACGCGTGGAGCGTCCGCTCATTACTGGTCCTATGATTTTCAAGACCAGATTGGAAAGTGCATGGAATCCAATCTGAAAGAAAATATTCCTGTGTTGACTGGTTGCGGTATCAAAAACGCCACGACAGCATTCTCCGATTTTGGACTTGTCCGGCAGAAGAACGAAGGACAAGGATGTTTTTATCCCGGCTTTAGCGACGAGTTTTGGAACAACCTTGCGGCATATTATCCGAACGCCACAATTGTGCTAGGTACCCGTGGAGCGGAGAGTTGGCACAAATCTGCTGAGAAGTGGGCAAGTGGGTCTCTCATTTATCGATGGAGGAGGCATTGCGACAATTTTCCCGGGATGAATGGGACTGCGGCTGACTTTGCAGCTTTCTATCGCAGATACTCCGACATGGTTAAGACGAGAGCTGCGAAACACAATCTTCGATACGTTCATGTCGCCCTGGAAGATCCGGAAACTCCTCTGCGATTGCATGGGCAAATTGGTTTCCGAGTAGACTGTTTCAAGGTTTGTAGACCCAAGACCGGTTGTACTGGCTTCAATCCGTTAGAGCACTAAAGGTATGAAAATGGGCCAAGCCACACGATAGGTTTGCACGCGAAATGAACGCTCTGCTACCTCCCAGTGACAATGAGAATTTGGGAGAAAATGCAGCATGTCTACACTTTGGAATGCGCGTTTACAATCAGTATTGAATGCCTCGGTCTCGACAGCCAATGCATTTTTGTGACGGCGTGATAAAAAGAAGTTGTAGACGCTGGTGAAGCTACTCTATACTGATGGGCGCATTCGGAAGTAAATGAATGAACACTGGGTGGCACTAGTCGTGTTCTGAATGAGCTTTGTCCATTGCGGCCTATGTCCAAAGTAAATGAACGTGGCCTTATCACCATCAGTGTCTCTCTCCGCTTTGGTATTCTCGGTTCACAATCACGACCAATTTGATATCGCTGTTAATCCATTTTCGTTTGAGCTACACAGGCAGATGTCGTAGTGTGCAAACAGTCGTGTGGTTTCCCCTGAAATGTACCTCTAGGCAAATGAATTGTGGTTCTTATGCTGCAATTCGACTTCCAAGGAAAGGGTAGAGAGTGGCATAATTTAACTCCGCAATCCACTGTAAAAGTAGGCAGCTAGACAAATTTCTATATATTTGGCCAATTGTAAGTGTTAGAGCGCCAAAAAGTTGGTTGCTGCAATCTCTAGAGCAATAAAAGGTTGATACAACTAAAACATTTTTTGCCGGTTGGTGCACCACAAGACactctttttccaaatggCTGATTTGTGATAACAATCAGAACTGGGAAAAGAGATCACACAGTTTTTCTAAAGTAGTTATCCtttgttgaaatctcgaccctcTCTGCTCACTCTACGTAGGATAACAGTtagtcaacttccttccaaactcttgttcttaTTGTGGGGTTTAAACCTATTTTCTAATGTGTTTTTCACACGATTGACTTCGCTCATTTCAACCGCTCATTCTCGCCAAcatttgctcttgttccaattaatcatatttgaacttcgcttgcttcatcgcacatagtcttgctttcctaaacAGATAATTCTCATCACATGAATACATATATTTTCCACCCAACGTCAGTTAGACGttcgtccgtttgttcctttatcagtccgaagtacggacacatgactgacgGTCATTTCACGACAATCCTTTACCATTGAACGGCTTCCATATTTTgcagcgacggatgacaTACGCACCGTCTGCGACACCTGATAACGCCCCGAAGTGTCGTATTCGCACAATTCCAAGAACAGTAGAAAAGGGGAGGAGAGTTGCGAGAGCTTGGCTATCCCATCCCGTCTCGGAAGCACCCCTATCGGCGATTGTATACCTACACCTATTCAGCCTTATATCCGCAAGtaaatcacagtcagccatCATCCGACGCTCACGCATCATTCAGAAGACATAGTGCCCTCGGATTTTGCGTCCCGGTATGCGTCTTCGAACGACGTTGC
Proteins encoded:
- a CDS encoding predicted protein — translated: MPLPMVLRNCNTLQKPKVFFHQIPHTFKFASMQPTKQSGKVDALNLNGSEPGMIESIARREVPQASIHANRRFRFKSFFPVAVSTIGLVVLLGSMKNTRTLSEVLLANRDIDKTIAKSYTENDVIYSVEQGSIENNLTQTGALFTPNGRRKERTRSGPNNKPPQKYRRDRQGQRMKISGPVLIMSLPKSGTTSLQKYFQCGLATRGASAHYWSYDFQDQIGKCMESNLKENIPVLTGCGIKNATTAFSDFGLVRQKNEGQGCFYPGFSDEFWNNLAAYYPNATIVLGTRGAESWHKSAEKWASGSLIYRWRRHCDNFPGMNGTAADFAAFYRRYSDMVKTRAAKHNLRYVHVALEDPETPLRLHGQIGFRVDCFKVCRPKTGCTGFNPLEH